CGATTGCGCTAATTAAATTTGATGATGAATTGTATGtgcacaggaaatggagtgcgttttcTCCGTTGttatcctttgcgttcacatcgattcctCCTTGGAGTAAACGTTCGATGGCGCCAATTACATTtgaggatttttcttttctgcatAGCAAATGGAGTGCGGTGAATCCGGGGCCGAtgtttgcgttcacgtcgattccgagtacGATTAGCTTTTCGATAGCgccaattaaatttgtggacGAATTGGCTAcgcacaggaaatggagtgcgtttacTCCGTCGTTAttctttgcgttcacatcgattccgagttcgattaacttttcgattccttcagttaaatttgtggatgaattTAACCTACACAGGACAAGGAGTGCGTTTTCTCCGTGTAtatcctttgcgttcacgttgATTCCGAGTTCGATTAGCTTTTCGATTGCgccaattaaatttgtggacGAATTGGCTAcgcacaggaaatggagtgcgctTACTCCGTCGTTATCTTTcgcgttcacatcgattccgagttcgattaacttttcgattgcgCCAGTTAAATTTGAGGATTTCTCGCTTGTGCAGAGAAGATGGAGTGCGTTTAATCCGTCGTCACATTTTTCGTTCACGTCAATTCCGacttggattaacttttcgattgcaCTAATTGAATTTAAGGATGTATTTTCTTTGCAGAGTAAATGTAGTGCGTTATATCCGCCTCTTTCGGTCACTGCGTTCACATTGATTCTGAGTTGGATTAATTTTTCGATTGCGCCTATCAAATTTGGGCTTGTATTAAATGCACACAAAGTTTGGAGTACATTAAAGCCTTTTTGGTCTTTCTCGTTTCCATCTATTCCGGATTGGCTTAAGAATTCAATTGCATCAGTTAAATAAGGGCTGAAATTGTATTCGCATAAAACGTGTAATGCGCTCATTCCTTTGTTGCTCTTTGCGTTTGTGTCGATTCCGCGTCTTATCAATAACTCAATTTCTTTCGTTAAGTTTGAGTTTGAGTTGTTCGAACACACCCAATGTAGAGCATTCCATCCGAGctaaacaaacagaaaattaacgTTAATGCGCATTAAATGATTTTAACGATGAATTCACGTTAatagcttttttattttgcacaAGATTCTTACTTGCGTTTCAATGGATTGAAGTTCAGTAACGACATATCGTGATGCAATTCTCTCAGTAGGTTTAGTGGTCAACATTTGTATTAACAAACTACGTGCCCAATGCAAATTATGAATCGCTGTAATGAAGCACATTAAAGGGTTTAACGTTAGTGGCTATgcattttttggaaaatggcCATTCTTAAATAGAAACTTACCCTTCATGTTAATCGGCTTATTCTGTTTGATATTTGTTATAATTTCATCATCTGAACCGTAGAGATGTATTCCATTCAAGAGAATGCAACCGAAGACCAGGCCCTCTGCGTAGACATCGCTTTTGAGTATACCCGGTTTTCCGTCCAGGTCATTGCTAATCATAATTTCGTGCAACTCGGGAGCTAACCAAAATCGAGTTCctataatttcatttattgtaAATGTTCCTCGTTCATCCACTGGTTGGCACAATCCAAAACCACCCCACTTAAACGTGGCTTGTTCGCCTTGGTCAGTCCTTTTGACAGAAATCAGAATATTTTCCGGTTTAATATCTCGGTGAATTAAATCCCTGGAATGGATATAGGCAAGACCCGAAGCTAAATGGAGTAACATTTTGATAGGGAGTGGTATAGGTCCTTTATATTTTCTACGATCATCCGATTTTAAGAACAGTTTATCCAGTGATGCGTCgcaaaattccaaaacaaagTATCTGAAAGGTCAATAACTGTACAGGTTCTGTTTTTGATTCAAAATGgcgtttaaaaacaaatcttaCTTGAAATGTTTATCGCTTTCGAAATGAAGGAGTTTGACAACATTCGAATGGTCTAATTGTTGAAGAGCTTTAAGCTCGTTGTCAGCTGGGTGCACTGTTTGACCAGCCAGCTTAATCCGTTTGATTGCTACCATTTGATCGTTAAATGTACCAAAAAACACTGAACCGTATTCACCTTTTCCTAAAAGATCCTTTTTATCGTACTGCATTTTTGTGGCGTTTTCAATTGCGGCAGTATCTGAAGACGAAGGCAACATTTCAACTCACTTCTTTGATTGCACTTGAATGCTAGCGAAACAGGGACGTGTGCTAGTTGCTAGGGGAGAGTTTGATACTAGACATATAGACTGAAATCGCTTTAAGGTTATCAGTTAGGTTGTTGGTTGAACATATCTTAAGTTGAAGTCTTGGGAAACTACTGCAATCCGCCTGACATATTTATCAAGTCCGTTGGAATGCTTATCGTTAAAGTTTCGCCCGATAATTTTCATGCCATAGAAAGCAAGTTATACGTTTTCAGAACGGAATTAAGTCCGTCGCTTCAACTGTTATTTTGCATTGATACGAGTTTCTACATAGCAAACATTTGTTATCGTCAAATGCCGTGTTTTGCGCTTTCCCTTTGTACGTGATTTCGTTTATGTTGGTCACGCCGTATGCTTTCCCGCTGCCTAAAGAGCAATGGCGGCATATTCATATTATTGCATGCTTTGGATTTGGAATACTGAATTGTTAACGATTGAAATGGAGTTGGTTCGAACTGTTGTTACCATCACGTAACTGAAACGAGCttttcaaattatttataCAGGTGGATTTCTAGTTCCGACATTTCTACGCCaatcaaatgaaatgttttgtaaGGACACCAGCTGTTTAATAACCCAACGGAAATTCAATTTGTCTTCAGTAACACCCAAATTGATGCCTTTCTGCGTGGAATGAGGCGTATTTAAGACagtgttaaagaaaaatggaccaCGAATATAAACAAGTATTTATTCAACGCAAATAACGCCACGGCAAACTAATTAAACTATTCAATTCTAGGGAATGTGCTTTTCTCTGATTTAACCGGAATGATCGGTTTCCGACGAATGGACGAACGTCACGtgcaacattttcaaatcgcCACAACTGCACAACAAGGAAATGTGACGGCGTTAAGACACAGGTCGAGAAATTctgatattttctttttcatagaATTTGATTGTTCCCGATAAGTTGTCTGATGAATTTCTTGTTATGCAGTACGTTAGCAGAGAACACCATTACCCCACCGTACTCTTTTACCATGTCCTGCACGGCGTGCGCAAAACCAACTTCATTGAGGGAACAATCCATATCATTGGCAATGGCGTAGATGATACCAATTGAACCGCCAAACTCAGGACCATTTGACTTACATAAAGTAAGTTCCACCTAAAATTTATGTTACTAAGTGTTAATTCAGACAAAGCTGTcaccacatttaattttttttttttctttcgtgtcaTTCGGCATCTTGTTGTCCTCATCATTACAACCCACATTTAGATGCTAGAATATTTGCCAATTTCCGGCCGCAGCTGCGAGATGCTACCAAACCAGTCGATGGTAAGGATAAAAGATACGACAAATTACCATAAGAGCCGCTTATCCAACATGTCTAATGAAATAACTTGTAGTACGGACGATGACGTAACGGCGCTGGATTCGGAATCTGGATGTGACATCAGTATTTCCAGTTTCGATTAACATGGCGATATGTCAGGTATttacataaattttaaatagttaTCGTCCCTTAAAGGGTGACGTATCATTTTCTGCAGAAGCAGGtggaaatattaaatttctATACGAAGCGAATCCCTGTTTTTTGCTGCAGGACTTGTGATATAAACCAGCGGTACGCATCGCCGCGATTGGATCGAAATGATAAGGTTAGTAACCATATTGTGCTAAGTCATATTGTTACGCGGTTTCATTTGATAGTACTGATTAGGGAACTATTtgaaagtaaatttttaaaggTTGCTTTCTCATCCTAAAACCCTTGTTTTCCGTCGTGCTCGAGAAAACGTTAAATTTTGTGGCATGTTCGGATGTTTATTAGTCGTAAATAATGAAACCGCGTTCGAAGTTACGTTGAGGTTAGAGAATGTTATCGAGCACCTATTAAACGAGTACATGTACTCAAGTAAATCTGTCCATTTGATGCAGCCGCAGCTTTTCACACGAAATAATCGCTTTTTTTGCGAGGCCAAATTGTGTTAGGCCGTTTATTTTTGCCACAAGCAATGAgttagaaaaatgaattggaaaagaaaatgtgttacCTGTGAGTTTGCTAACATAACGGCTTTTCGCATACGCACAAGTGTAATTGAAGCCAACTTTATTCAAAACAAGTCAGAAAttctatttgaaattcaatttccagTCTATAGTGTATTGGACTAAGTTGTTAATCAGGTTATATAATAATGTCCATAGCAAATAATTGTGACTACAGCCTTTCATTGGATGTTTTTACGTTTCCCTGGCCTTAGGTTCAAAGCTATGGATTTCAAcatcgtttttgtttattaactACCGGCAGAGTCTGTCTTGTCAAATAATCTTATGATTTCGTCCAAGTTGtcttttttgtaattattgCGTAAAAGAATCTGCGCGTCATAACCGTTGGATTTAATCTCAATTCCTAGTTGAATTAAAAGTTTGACCGCATCGAATAGGTTTTCACTGGGATTAAATCTGCACAgaaaatggagcgcattgcatccgtttttgttctttgcttGTCTATCAATTCCAAGGTGGATCAATAGTTTGATGGctttaattaaatttgggccTGAATTGTTTCTGCAGAGAGCATGTAGTGCGTTTTCTCCATCGTCattctttgcgttcacgtcgattccatGTTGGCTTAACTTTTTGATTGCactaattaaatttgaggatgagtTGTACGTGCATTGGAACTGGAGTGCGTTTAATCCGCCGCTGCattttgcgttcacgtcgattccgagttcgATTAACTTTCCCATTGCGCCATTGAAATATGAGGATGAATCATTTGTGCAAAGGAAATGAAGTGCGTTAAATCCGTCGTCATcttttgcgttcacgtcgattccgaatttgattaacttttcgattgcgTCTATTATATTTGAAGATGGATTGTATGtgcacaggaaatggagtgcgtttacTCCGCggtcatcctttgcgttcacgtcgattccgagttggattaacttttcgatagCGCCAAtcaaatttgaggatgaattaaATTTGCACAGGGAATGCAGTGCGGTAATTCCGTTGTCATcgtttgcgttcacgtcgattccgagttgggtTAACTTTTCCATTGCGCCAATTAagtttgaggatgaattgtttcTGCAGAGAGCATGGAGTGCGTTTAATCCGTCGTCATCCCTtacgttcacgtcgattccgtgTTCGATCAACTTGTCGATTGCGTCTATTACCGTTGAGCTCGAATTGTATGCACATAAAGTGTGGAGTACGTTCAAGCCGTTATCATCTTCTGCATTCCCGTCCATTCCGATTTGGATTAGGAATTCTATTGCATTAGTTAAATgggggcttgaattgtttgcgCACAAAACGTGTAATGCGCTCTGTCCTTCGTTGCTCTTTGCGTTTGTGTCGATTCCGTGTTGTATCAACAACTCGATTACTTCCATCAAGTTTCGACCTGAGCTTTTGGCACAGATCCAATGTAGAGCGTTCCatccttttttgtcttttgatgTCACATCGATACCGCGCTGACCTAAAGAATTGATCGTTTCCCAAAAGTTTGATTTTTCACTGGTGTCGGCCAATAGCTGAAGCAATTTGTTTTCTGCATCGGCAAGCTAAGTAAAGCGAAAATTAGAGTTAAATCGCGTTAAATCATTTTTACGACTAATTCGCGTTGATAGCTTTTTAATTTGCACAAGatttttactttcgtttgAATGGATTTAAGTTCAGTAACGACATCTCCTGATGCGATTCTCTCAGCAGGGGTGGtggtcaacatttttgttaacaAACTGCGTGCCCAATGCAAACTATGAATTTCTAAAATGAAACATATTAAATGGCTTAACATTAGTGAGTGTGTGTTTGCGAAATTGGCCGTACGTAATTAGAAACTTACTCTCCATATTAATCGGTATATTCTGTTTGATGTTTGTCACAATTTCATCGTCTGGACCATAGACGTGGTTTCCATTCAAGAGAATGTAACCGAAGACGAGGCCTTCTGCGAAAACATCGCTTTTGACTGTGCCCAGTTGTCCGTCCAAGACGTGGTTATCCAGAATTTCGTACAACTCAGGAGCTAACCAAAATCGAGTTCCCTTGATTCCACTCATTGTGAATCTTCTTCGTTCATTCACGGGTCGGCACAATCCAAAACCACCCCACTTCAACGTGGCTTGTTCGCCTTGGTCAGTCGTTTTCACggaaatcaaaatgtttgCCGGTTTAATATCTCGGTGAATTAAATTCCGCAAATGTGTATAGGCAAGGCCTGTCGCTAAATGTAGGAACATTTTGATAGGGAGTGGTATAGGTCCTTTATATTTCCTATGATCGTCCGATTTTAAGAACAGCTTGTCCAATGATGCGTCgcaaaattccaaaactaAATATCTAAAAGGCCAATAAATGTACAGGTTCTGTTTCTCATTCAAAatgacgttaaaaaaatcttACTTAAAATGTTCATCTCTTTCGAAATGAAGGAGTTTGAGAACATTTGGATGGTCTAATTGTTGAAGGGCTTTAAGCTCGTTGTCTGGGCTGACTTGTTCACCAATCAGCTGAATCCGTTTGATTGCAACTTTTTGGCCTTTGAATGTACCAAGAAACACGAAACCGTATCTACCACTTCCTAAAATATTCGTCGAATCGTACTGCATTTTAGTGACGTTTTTATTTGCGGCAGTATTTGATGCGAAAACGTTTCAATTCACTCATTGAGTTGCACTTGAAGACTAGCGAAACAGGGACGTGTGCAAGTTGCTAGGTTAGAATTTGATATTAGATAATCAAAACTGAAATCGCTGTGAGGTTATCAGTTCGCTTATTTGTTGAGCATATCATAAGTTGAACTCCCTGGGAAACTATTGCATCCGTCTACCTGATTATCCACTTGACATATCCGTGAAGTCAATTCAAAGCTTTACGTTGAAAATACGCCCAATGAATTTCATGTCTAAGAAAGTAATTTACATGTTTTCGGAACGAAATATTCTCCCATGCTTCAACTGTAATTTTTAACTGAATCAACTTTCTAAATGTCAGCATGTTTCATCTTGCATCCTGGCTTCAATTTGCACGTAGTACCTCTCAAATGAGGAACGATTTTagtaaatttcatttgtttatcacgttttattcaaactaATGTACTTCGTACTTTTATTAATCATAGATGTAGAACGTCTTTCCCAGTTATGAAGAAGAATACGCGAATCTGCCGTGTAACGACAGTGAATATTATAAGCGCAGAGCTTTTTTCACATGAACATTTTTAAGAATAAAATGTCAAAACGGATGTTTGATTCCCGCGAATGAGCACGAATGGTGGCATATTTGCTGTAAGTGCCTCCAACCAAGCCATGTACAGTGGGGCACTGAAGGCTCCTTTTCGAGTTACGGGTAAGGTccttatttaattttaaaaatcaaatgtgaTTAGCAATTGTTATTCTTTTAGGCCagtgaaatcaaaatttcttACATGAAAACCAAATTCGAGTCTGATGAATGGTCTAAAAGTAATTCCCGTAATCGCAGGTAACGATCCGTTTTATATTGGAAAGCTTCAAGCTCTCCGTCCGTTAATTGAAGTCCCTCTTAAGTTCAAAAACGTGAAACAATCACTAAATCTTATTCAGTGAAGAACATACCGTT
The window above is part of the Daphnia carinata strain CSIRO-1 chromosome 7, CSIRO_AGI_Dcar_HiC_V3, whole genome shotgun sequence genome. Proteins encoded here:
- the LOC130695451 gene encoding serine/threonine-protein kinase/endoribonuclease IRE1-like, whose protein sequence is MLPSSSDTAAIENATKMQYDKKDLLGKGEYGSVFFGTFNDQMVAIKRIKLAGQTVHPADNELKALQQLDHSNVVKLLHFESDKHFKYFVLEFCDASLDKLFLKSDDRRKYKGPIPLPIKMLLHLASGLAYIHSRDLIHRDIKPENILISVKRTDQGEQATFKWGGFGLCQPVDERGTFTINEIIGTRFWLAPELHEIMISNDLDGKPGILKSDVYAEGLVFGCILLNGIHLYGSDDEIITNIKQNKPINMKAIHNLHWARSLLIQMLTTKPTERIASRYVVTELQSIETQVRILCKIKKLLTSDGMLYIGCVRTTQTQT
- the LOC130694564 gene encoding putative ankyrin repeat protein RF_0381; translation: MQYDSTNILGSGRYGFVFLGTFKGQKVAIKRIQLIGEQVSPDNELKALQQLDHPNVLKLLHFERDEHFKYLVLEFCDASLDKLFLKSDDHRKYKGPIPLPIKMFLHLATGLAYTHLRNLIHRDIKPANILISVKTTDQGEQATLKWGGFGLCRPVNERRRFTMSGIKGTRFWLAPELYEILDNHVLDGQLGTVKSDVFAEGLVFGYILLNGNHVYGPDDEIVTNIKQNIPINMEKIHSLHWARSLLTKMLTTTPAERIASGDVVTELKSIQTKLADAENKLLQLLADTSEKSNFWETINSLGQRGIDVTSKDKKGWNALHWICAKSSGRNLMEVIELLIQHGIDTNAKSNEGQSALHVLCANNSSPHLTNAIEFLIQIGMDGNAEDDNGLNVLHTLCAYNSSSTVIDAIDKLIEHGIDVNVRDDDGLNALHALCRNNSSSNLIGAMEKLTQLGIDVNANDDNGITALHSLCKFNSSSNLIGAIEKLIQLGIDVNAKDDRGVNALHFLCTYNPSSNIIDAIEKLIKFGIDVNAKDDDGFNALHFLCTNDSSSYFNGAMGKLIELGIDVNAKCSGGLNALQFQCTYNSSSNLISAIKKLSQHGIDVNAKNDDGENALHALCRNNSGPNLIKAIKLLIHLGIDRQAKNKNGCNALHFLCRFNPSENLFDAVKLLIQLGIEIKSNGYDAQILLRNNYKKDNLDEIIRLFDKTDSAGS